In a single window of the Streptomyces cinnabarinus genome:
- a CDS encoding lysylphosphatidylglycerol synthase domain-containing protein has protein sequence MTSGPLVAAPTRRRSAYWHTALGLTVLVAAGWLARRHWPVLETGAVRLALADQGWLLVAATAAVGTWLCAALAQQGAVPERLPRGRLVAAQFAASAANHVLPAGLGAGVVNLRFLMRRGLPAARAATAVAVKGTAGAVVRAALIAALTLACPGVLSLPRGAPGLPALLLATAVAAAVTALLAGPLRERRRRVLGAAVADIRAVHARPRRAAALWGGSLAFAVLHCAVLIAVTQAVALPLPPARVALLYLAASTAAALLPTPGGLGSLDAALALALTAAGAPAASAASAVLGYRLLTVWLPLLPGLLVLGVLIRRKAL, from the coding sequence ATGACATCCGGGCCGCTCGTCGCGGCTCCCACCCGAAGACGGTCCGCCTACTGGCACACCGCGCTCGGCCTCACCGTCCTGGTGGCCGCCGGGTGGCTGGCCCGGCGGCACTGGCCGGTGCTGGAGACCGGCGCCGTCCGCCTCGCCCTGGCCGACCAGGGCTGGCTGCTGGTGGCGGCGACCGCCGCCGTCGGCACCTGGCTGTGCGCGGCCCTCGCCCAGCAGGGCGCGGTGCCCGAGCGGCTGCCCCGAGGGCGGCTCGTGGCCGCGCAGTTCGCCGCCTCCGCCGCCAACCACGTGCTGCCCGCCGGGCTCGGCGCGGGCGTGGTGAACCTGCGCTTCCTCATGCGCCGCGGACTGCCGGCCGCCCGCGCGGCCACCGCCGTGGCGGTCAAGGGCACCGCCGGAGCAGTCGTCCGGGCCGCCCTGATCGCCGCCCTGACCCTCGCCTGCCCCGGGGTCCTCAGCCTGCCGCGCGGCGCCCCCGGCCTGCCCGCACTCCTGCTCGCCACGGCCGTCGCCGCGGCGGTCACCGCGCTGCTGGCCGGGCCGCTGCGCGAGCGCCGCCGGCGCGTGCTCGGCGCCGCCGTCGCCGACATCAGGGCCGTGCACGCCCGGCCGCGGCGGGCGGCGGCGCTGTGGGGCGGCTCGCTCGCCTTCGCCGTACTGCACTGTGCGGTGCTGATCGCCGTCACCCAGGCCGTCGCCCTGCCGCTGCCGCCCGCGCGGGTGGCGCTGCTCTACCTCGCCGCCAGCACTGCCGCCGCCCTGCTGCCCACCCCCGGCGGGCTCGGCTCCCTCGACGCGGCCCTCGCGCTCGCCCTGACCGCGGCCGGGGCACCCGCCGCCTCGGCCGCCTCCGCGGTCCTCGGGTACCGGCTGCTGACGGTGTGGCTGCCGCTGCTGCCCGGCCTGCTGGTGCTCGGGGTGCTGATCCGCCGCAAGGCCCTGTGA
- a CDS encoding nucleoside/nucleotide kinase family protein, with protein sequence MSPTFDDLLARARALPASGHRAVLGIAGSPGAGKTTLAERLVQELNGSGTPWVAHVPMDGFHLADSELDRLGRRDRKGAPDTFDAAGYAALLRRLREEPDQEVVYAPGFERVLEQPIAGTIPVPPSARLVVTEGNYLLLETDSWARVRPALDEVWFCELPEQERIRRLVARHEEFGKSHEAAVAWVRGTDQRNADLVAGTRGRADLVVATGPALRRA encoded by the coding sequence GTGTCCCCGACTTTCGACGATCTCCTGGCCCGCGCCCGCGCCCTCCCGGCCTCCGGGCACCGAGCGGTCCTCGGCATCGCGGGCAGCCCCGGCGCAGGGAAGACGACGCTTGCCGAGCGCCTCGTCCAGGAGCTGAACGGGTCCGGGACACCCTGGGTCGCCCACGTCCCCATGGACGGCTTCCACCTCGCCGACAGCGAGCTGGACCGCCTGGGCCGACGCGACCGCAAGGGCGCGCCGGACACCTTCGACGCGGCGGGGTACGCGGCGCTGCTGCGGCGGCTGCGCGAGGAGCCGGACCAGGAGGTGGTGTACGCGCCGGGCTTCGAACGGGTCCTGGAACAGCCGATCGCGGGCACCATCCCGGTACCGCCGTCGGCCCGCCTGGTGGTGACCGAGGGCAACTACCTGCTGCTGGAGACGGACTCCTGGGCCCGCGTACGCCCCGCGCTCGACGAGGTGTGGTTCTGCGAGCTGCCCGAGCAGGAGCGGATCCGCCGGCTGGTCGCCCGCCACGAGGAGTTCGGCAAGAGCCACGAGGCGGCGGTGGCCTGGGTGCGGGGCACTGACCAGCGCAACGCCGATCTGGTGGCCGGTACCCGCGGGCGCGCAGATCTTGTCGTTGCGACGGGCCCGGCACTGCGGCGGGCCTGA
- a CDS encoding SHOCT domain-containing protein, with translation MPGLLRGVARTAIVSGTATAVSNRVSRRQRGRWAEQERAQYAAAPPPSYTQQPPAPAPAPAPTPDMTDKIEQLKQLGDLKAQGVLSEAEFEEQKRRVLEA, from the coding sequence ATGCCAGGTCTCCTGCGCGGGGTCGCGCGCACCGCCATCGTGTCCGGAACGGCGACCGCGGTGTCGAACCGGGTGAGCCGCAGACAGCGAGGCCGCTGGGCCGAGCAGGAGCGCGCCCAGTACGCGGCCGCGCCCCCGCCTTCCTACACCCAGCAGCCTCCGGCGCCCGCGCCTGCGCCCGCGCCGACCCCCGACATGACCGACAAGATCGAGCAGCTGAAGCAGCTCGGCGACCTCAAGGCACAGGGCGTGCTCTCCGAGGCGGAGTTCGAGGAGCAGAAGCGCCGGGTCCTGGAGGCGTGA
- a CDS encoding carbohydrate ABC transporter permease, whose protein sequence is MSAITPSASPLHRLRSLTGSRRIFTHTLLIGVAVVMLYPLLWMLSSSLKPDTEIFTHPGLIPNQLRPENYSEGWSGSGNSFSLYITNSLIVTIGAVIGNVISCSLAAYAFARFEFRGKKIWFGLMLGTLMLPTQAVLIPQYTIFYNLTWINTFLPLIVPKFLAVDAFFIFLMVQFIRSIPRELDQAAMMDGANPLQIYWKIILPLMKPALITTTIFTFIWTYDDFLHQLVYLQQNDRFTVPLGLTLFLDQTSGSSYGAMFAMSTLALLPTLICFLIFQKRLVEGMATSGMKG, encoded by the coding sequence ATGTCCGCCATCACCCCGAGCGCCTCACCCCTGCACCGGCTCCGCTCGCTCACCGGCTCGCGCCGTATCTTCACGCACACCCTGCTCATCGGGGTGGCCGTCGTGATGCTGTACCCGCTGCTGTGGATGCTGAGCAGCTCCCTCAAGCCCGACACCGAGATCTTCACCCACCCGGGGCTCATCCCGAACCAACTGCGCCCGGAAAACTACTCCGAGGGCTGGAGCGGCTCCGGCAACTCCTTCTCCCTCTACATCACCAACTCGCTGATCGTCACGATCGGCGCGGTGATCGGAAACGTCATCTCCTGCTCGCTGGCCGCCTACGCCTTCGCGCGCTTCGAGTTCCGCGGCAAGAAGATCTGGTTCGGCCTGATGCTCGGCACGCTGATGCTGCCCACCCAGGCGGTGCTGATCCCGCAGTACACGATCTTCTACAACCTGACCTGGATCAACACCTTCCTGCCGCTGATCGTGCCGAAGTTCCTCGCGGTGGACGCCTTCTTCATCTTCCTGATGGTGCAGTTCATCCGCTCCATCCCGCGCGAGCTGGACCAGGCGGCGATGATGGACGGCGCGAACCCCCTGCAGATCTACTGGAAGATCATCCTGCCGCTGATGAAGCCGGCCCTGATCACCACGACGATCTTCACCTTCATCTGGACCTACGACGACTTCCTCCACCAGCTCGTCTACCTCCAGCAGAACGACAGGTTCACCGTCCCCCTGGGCCTGACCCTCTTCCTCGACCAGACGAGCGGCTCCTCGTACGGCGCGATGTTCGCGATGTCGACACTCGCCCTCCTGCCCACGCTCATCTGCTTCCTCATCTTCCAGAAGAGGCTCGTCGAAGGCATGGCCACGTCGGGAATGAAGGGCTGA
- a CDS encoding DUF6325 family protein: MSDELEDVGPIDYLVVEFPGNRMTGEGFPLLVDLVDRGIIRIMDLMFVRKDDDGTVSGLEIADLDGDGTLDLAVFEGASSGLLGQDDIEDAAAALEPGSSAGILVYENRWAAPFAAALRRGGAQLIASGRIPVPALVAALDEAESAT, translated from the coding sequence GTGAGCGACGAACTCGAAGACGTGGGCCCGATCGACTACCTGGTCGTCGAGTTCCCCGGCAACCGTATGACCGGCGAGGGCTTCCCTCTCCTGGTCGACCTCGTGGACCGCGGCATCATTCGGATCATGGACCTGATGTTCGTCAGAAAGGACGACGACGGGACCGTGAGCGGCCTGGAGATCGCGGATCTCGACGGCGACGGCACGCTCGACCTGGCCGTCTTCGAGGGCGCGTCGTCCGGGCTGCTGGGCCAGGACGACATCGAGGACGCGGCGGCCGCGCTGGAACCCGGCAGCTCCGCCGGCATCCTGGTCTACGAGAACCGCTGGGCCGCGCCCTTCGCCGCCGCCCTGCGCCGCGGCGGCGCCCAGCTGATCGCCTCCGGGCGGATCCCGGTACCCGCGCTGGTCGCCGCCCTGGACGAGGCGGAGTCCGCCACCTGA
- the prcB gene encoding proteasome subunit beta, giving the protein MTHGEYGGGLDEEFFVPGSSSFTEFLAAHRPELLSTRRVLPDGMRAAPDQVPHGTTVLALTYRDGVLIAGDRRATMGNVIAQRDLEKVHPADDHTAVAFAGTVGLAVDMVKLYQVELTHFEKIEGIPMTLGGKARRLAGMIRENLGQAMQGLAVVPLLTGYDPARPEGERGRIFSFDLAGGLYEKQDFHAEGSGSPYARGALKKLFHRGMSRRDASLAALQALYDAADDDSATGGPDLNRRIFPIVSVITEDGFERLPEAETERLSREMIEQRQTHPDGPTVAP; this is encoded by the coding sequence ATGACGCACGGCGAGTACGGCGGGGGACTGGACGAGGAGTTCTTCGTCCCGGGATCCTCGTCCTTCACCGAGTTCCTCGCGGCGCACCGCCCGGAGCTGCTCAGCACGCGCAGGGTCCTGCCGGACGGGATGCGGGCCGCGCCCGACCAGGTGCCGCACGGCACCACCGTGCTCGCCCTCACCTACCGCGACGGAGTGCTGATCGCCGGGGACCGGCGGGCCACCATGGGCAACGTCATCGCCCAGCGGGATCTGGAGAAGGTGCACCCGGCCGACGATCACACGGCCGTCGCCTTCGCCGGGACCGTCGGACTCGCCGTCGACATGGTCAAGCTCTACCAGGTGGAGCTGACCCACTTCGAGAAGATCGAGGGCATCCCGATGACCCTGGGCGGCAAGGCGCGCCGCCTGGCCGGCATGATCCGCGAGAACCTCGGCCAGGCCATGCAGGGCCTCGCCGTCGTCCCCCTGCTCACCGGCTACGACCCGGCCCGGCCCGAGGGCGAACGGGGCCGCATCTTCAGCTTCGACCTCGCCGGCGGCCTGTACGAGAAGCAGGACTTCCACGCCGAGGGATCCGGATCCCCTTACGCCCGGGGCGCGTTGAAGAAGCTGTTCCACCGGGGCATGTCCCGCCGCGACGCGTCCCTTGCGGCGCTCCAGGCGCTCTACGACGCCGCCGACGACGACTCCGCGACCGGCGGCCCGGACCTCAACCGCCGGATCTTCCCGATCGTCTCGGTCATCACCGAGGACGGCTTCGAGCGGCTGCCGGAAGCCGAGACGGAGCGGCTGAGCCGCGAGATGATCGAGCAGCGCCAAACCCACCCGGACGGGCCCACAGTCGCCCCGTAG